ATCTATGAGGATATGATCCTAATGATGAACCCTCACCTTGATGTTGAAGGCAATGCCTTCGTTTTGTTATTGGTTATAAATCGCCCGATATGAAATCACGAGGTTAAAACAAAGTTCACCTATCATGAACAAATCCCACAGCGTCACGACATCCAAAAAAGCATCCCCTTTTTTGAGGGATAAAAAATCAATACCAATATCCAAACCATATTGGCTATTAGGCGGTGAGATTTCTGGTAACGTTTCGCTATATCGAAATGAAAGCGTCACTTTTTCATTGCGTCTCATACGGCGAATTCGCTTGAGCGTACCATCAAAATCTTTGTCATTGAGTCTGATTTCTGCATGTGTGTTATGAGAGAGAACATTGCGTATAAAAGAGAGAATATCAAAGAAATTTTCATACTGATCTTGCATTTTATCTTTAATATAATCTTGAAAAGGACTCTCTAATCGCAAGGATTCAACCATCGCCATACAAATCCCGCGAAATGCGTTAAATTCGACAAAATATTCAAAAAAAGACATCTCTTCATTTTTATATTCTCGTGCATTTTCTAAAAGTTCATAAATAATTTCGGCATTGAAGTAATACGCTTGCCCCTCGCTACATTTTTTCACGACAAACAAACTGCGTTCGCTCAAATTCTCTGTCTTGGCAATTTTACCTAAGAACTCACCCATATTTAAAAAATAAAAATTTTGCTCCACCAAAAGAAGTGCATCTTCGAGTAATACGTCAGTATCCATCATATCTTTTCCAAATCAACCTTTATATCTTGATAAATAGCACAATCTCCCTCATCACTGACACGACTTGGCGTCAGGACATTACTGTTTTTACCGCCTGAGAACAAGGCCAAGCAATCATCTCGTAAACTTGGATCTACCCGTACTTCATACTCACAACTATAATCATCCCGACGCAGTCGAACGCGCTCACCATCTTTTAAGTCCAAAATAGTAGGAACACGTAAAAAGTCATCCGTCATAAATTGGGAATTGAGCGATTTATTTTGTTTGACGGCCAAGAGATAAAAAGCTCCCGCATCATCGTCAAATTCATCATCAAAATCATCGAAAAACTCAAACTTTCCACTTTGGGTATAAAACGTCTTTTCATAAGGCCGTGTTTCAAAATACTTTGAAGCCAAAAATCCATCTTTTTCAAATGTATTGGACGCAATAATATCATCAAGATAATCCGTGTCTTTTTTGAGTGCGTCAAAAGCAAATTTTTCCAATAAAAATTGACTCAGTTCATACTCACTGACACAACTGGAATTCTCAAATATTTTGGGCATGCGTCCGACATACTCATGTCCATAGGAGAGTTTGAGATCCTCTTTTTCCAAAAAGTCTTTGGCAGGGATAATCAAATCGGCTAATTTTGAAGTCTCATTTTCATACAATCCAAAGTAAACAACAAAGCGTGCTTTCTCAAGCCCGGCTTTGACTTTTGGAGTGGAGGGGAGTTGCGTCATCGGATTACTCCCTTGGATAAAGACAATATCAAATGCTCCAAAATCAACCGTTGCCATCATAACCTTGCGCTTGGGCTCAGTTTTAAAAGGCTTGGCAAAACCATAACTACTATCATCGATGTAGCCGACACCACACCCTGCTTTGCCAAAGAGCCCCAACATCGCAGCAAAAGAGTCAATCGCACGTAGGACACTATGTCCAAAATCATACTTTTGCACCCCAATTCCTGTCAATATAGAGACTTTTTTACCCTCTATTAAAGACAATATTTTGCCAATATCAATGAGATCAACGCCAGATTTTTCAATCAATTCCCGAATTTGAATACCCGTAATCAAATCCACATAATTATCAAAATTATCACATCTTTGCGCTATGAAATCCACATCTTCTAATTGTTCCATATAAGCCACACGAGCCAAAAGTAACGCCAGATAAATATCGCGGCGCGGTTTGATTTGGATGTGTAAATCCGCTTTTTTTGCAAGATTTGTGACACGAGGGTCAATCACAATCAGTGTTTTGCCTTTGAGTGCTGGTAACATGTGAGAATTAGTCACAGAAGAATTTCGCCCCCCAAAGAATCACGACATCGCTCTCTTTGACAATATTAGGAGAGAGTGCCAAACTCGCACCTCTGCCCTCCTCGATGCCATAGGTACCTGCATCTTCGCACAGACCACCTCGCGTAAGTGTCGCACCATATTGAGAAAAAAAGACCTTTGGGACACTTTGCATGCATCCTAAGTTGCCACTGCCTTTAAAATATAAAACCTTCTCTGGCTTTGCAGATGCTAGCTTTGTAGCCAATATCTCCAATGCTTCATCTTTACTAATATCACGTCCCTGAAATGAGGCTTTTTGAATTCTGGGAATCTCATGATAGTGATTGAGATGATGACAAAGATACCCTTGTGTGATTGGATGATTTTTGTTGCCATGCAGGTGACCCTTTTCATCAACAACAATACTACAACTATCAAAACAATCCAAAGGACAGGTACTCACGCGCATTACTGTTCCTTAAATTCAATTTTAACAAGTTTTGAAAAAAGCTCAGGTGCCTTAATCCAAATCTCTGCTTTATATGCTGAGATATTTTCAGTATCACTCACCTTCCAAAGTTTATTGATGTGATACGCTGTTTTTTTGTCATTGATATAAATGCTACCCTTTTGAGCGAGGGCATAATCATCTTTTGAGACATAAACAATCAATTTCCCTTTGGAGACATCATAAGCATCAGCCAATGTCATTCCCGTCGTCACATAATCATCTTTTAAAACATACAATTTATAAATCAAAAAACCTTTTTGTATCATGATACGTTTCTTTTGAATCTGATCTTTGAGCGATTGAATCTTATAAACTTGGGTGTCAATTTGTCTCTTTAAACTCTCCAAACTATTTTCAAGATTCAACATCGCATCTTCTGCGTTCACCATCGTCACAAGACTGGCATCTTTATCGATACGTGATTTGGTTTTGAGATTTTTGATTTTATTATAATTTGTTTCCCTGATTTTGGCTATAATTTTTGCATTAGCTAAATTCTTTTTTGTGATTTCGAGTACTTTTTTCAAAGATACTAACTGCGCTTTAGAACTTTTCAAATCTTCTTGTGCCAAAACATCATCCAATTGGATTAATACTTGTCCCTTAGAAATCGTACCTTCTGCTTTTTTGTCAGCATCCAATACCTTACCACTTGCGGCCGCTTTAATCGTATAGGTTTGCAAAGGTTCAACTTTAGCATAATAAACACTCGCATCAAGACTCAAACACAGCACAAAAAACATCGCTATATATTTCATAAAAATTCCTCTATTACTTTTTTGTATTATACATTATTTATGTCAATAAAATAAAAAAACTTTTTATAATTTTAAAGCATTTTCCCTTCTAGCATACTTTAAAAAAAGCCTTTTTGTATCCAATCGCTTAGGAATAGCAACATGATGACAAATATTATCAACCAAAATACGCGCCGTGCTAGGAGCCAATACAAATCCCCGCGCACCGTGTCCACTATGAACATAAAGATGAGGATAGTAATGATAGCGCGTACTGGGGACTTTGGAACCTTTTGCTATATACGGATAAGCTTTGAGTGTTGCCTTAGCATCAATCAAAGCACCCAGCACTGGAAAAAAATCAATCGTAGCAGAACGCACACCAAAATGTACTTTTTTAATCTCATACGCTCCCAAATCCACATAAGATTCTACTGCTTGTAGGAGGGTATCGATTTCACTGGTGAAATCCTTTGTCGCATCATATTGATAGCCAGGAATATGCGTAGCTCCGATAGATATCATCTGGTTCTCACTCGCACTCACCGAATACTTTTTGTGAATATGAAACGGCAAAAAGGCCGATGTTTGAATATCCAAACGGTGCCCGTAAATCTTTTTGAGCATGCAATAATCACTCTGAGGAAATCCTTCATTATGGCCCGCACACAAAATCACGCCTCGGGCTT
This genomic window from Sulfurospirillum sp. 1612 contains:
- a CDS encoding molybdopterin-dependent oxidoreductase produces the protein MTNSHMLPALKGKTLIVIDPRVTNLAKKADLHIQIKPRRDIYLALLLARVAYMEQLEDVDFIAQRCDNFDNYVDLITGIQIRELIEKSGVDLIDIGKILSLIEGKKVSILTGIGVQKYDFGHSVLRAIDSFAAMLGLFGKAGCGVGYIDDSSYGFAKPFKTEPKRKVMMATVDFGAFDIVFIQGSNPMTQLPSTPKVKAGLEKARFVVYFGLYENETSKLADLIIPAKDFLEKEDLKLSYGHEYVGRMPKIFENSSCVSEYELSQFLLEKFAFDALKKDTDYLDDIIASNTFEKDGFLASKYFETRPYEKTFYTQSGKFEFFDDFDDEFDDDAGAFYLLAVKQNKSLNSQFMTDDFLRVPTILDLKDGERVRLRRDDYSCEYEVRVDPSLRDDCLALFSGGKNSNVLTPSRVSDEGDCAIYQDIKVDLEKI
- a CDS encoding NAD(P)/FAD-dependent oxidoreductase, with the protein product MFDFAIIGAGISGASVAFFLKQAGKKVIVIEQDKSASGGSGAAGAFLSPKIGSDSDYSHFINDSFQFSLDFYQKQFPKFLKKPGMLRLLRSPSDILKCQAHEQKLPRHFTYLKAEEVSHIKKEACRYGGYFFDQGTIIDSVGVIDAMLQDIEVVENTKVTSLIFEDGGYQIGSIKARGVILCAGHNEGFPQSDYCMLKKIYGHRLDIQTSAFLPFHIHKKYSVSASENQMISIGATHIPGYQYDATKDFTSEIDTLLQAVESYVDLGAYEIKKVHFGVRSATIDFFPVLGALIDAKATLKAYPYIAKGSKVPSTRYHYYPHLYVHSGHGARGFVLAPSTARILVDNICHHVAIPKRLDTKRLFLKYARRENALKL